The window GAGTTTCTGGAAGCGGTCTAAGGAGTCGGGAATTGGTCCGGAGAAATTGTTTCCGGTGAGGTTGAGGTATTTGAGGTTAGGGAGAGTGGCAGGGAGGGTGCTGGTGAGAAGGTTTTGGGAGAGGTCAAGGTGCTCGAGATTTTGACAAGGGAAAAGTGAGGGAGGGAGGGTGAGGAGGGAAGTGGTTGCGAATGATGGGGGTGGGAGGGTGGGCACGGGGGGATTTAGGGAAGACAATCTgggttttgcttttgttttttgttttttttttgtttttttttttttgttttttttttaacttttctttaaataattattgttttgaattcttaatttccacgtggatcctttaatgacacgtggcgtccagtcattgtccacataggCGTCACATCATCAGTTAAAGGCAGagttaacagtttgactaacggatgtatgagactgtcccaaaattaacactttagatatgactctgggacgaaaaaaacttcatgtaccaaatgttgaaaaccatgaaacttgagggtagtaaactgatatttacccaaAATATAGATACAATGAATGTATATCTCAATCTCTGAAATActtcaaaaaatgaaattaaactaaattttgggACGGAATACAAAAGGTCTACCGATTTACTTTCCATATTAAAGACACATTTGAATTGCATCAGAGTTTTGGGAGGCAGAGATAGTAGAATTTTCACCAACATATCTTGTCCCATTTTGTTGCAACACCAGTCGCGCTCTCCCTCTaacgattttttattttttattttttggacaaGAGGTAGGATTTCATTAAGGGCAGAGCCCAGAAGCCAAATAGCAATACAAGGAAGAAAGACAGAACAGGTAGAGCACGACACAAAAGCGAGGCTGAGTTCCAATCTACTATCTTTCCCAAACGCAGCTTCCAAAGTTTTATTGGGGGGGgcagtggcggatccaggattttaaactcggggggtcccaataataaaggttaaaaaatttatagataaaaataacattgaaaagttaaatataatacattttattcaaaaatcatttgcataacaatattacaagctataaaatcctaattcaaGCGTCCACGACGAGGTTTCATGGTCTGAAAATGTTCCATGATAGCTTCATtaccaatacatgaaaaaacatctttctcaatgtaaacaactaagctgtcactcaaccattgatctcccattttgttgcgaagtggacccttaatgatattcatagcGGAAAATGCCCTCTCCACTGAAGCAGTTGCAACCGGTAAAACCAAAGCCAACTGAACAAGCaaatatacatatgcaaatGTTCGATGCAACCCtttctccaccattttcttAGCAAGCTCATTAATTCCCCGCAATTGAGAAAAATCATTATCAGAACGCACAAAATGAATGTAAATATCAAGTTGATCTTGAAGTGCCAATCTATCTCGATCCGTGAAATCTTTAGGATACATATGAGCAAGGCGAACAAGCTTCTCTTTATCAAAAGCTACAAATGAATCATTCGGACTCAAGCATGCCAAGCAAATAAGCAATTCGGTATTACCTTCAGCGAAGCGATCATCTAATTCTGTAAGTTGGAAATCAATGATCTCGAAAAAGAGCTCCACTTTGTAATGATGATGATTGGTCTTTCTTGGAGCCTTACGCAATGACTTCCCTTGAATGACATATAAATCATCCATATTAGGCACCTCAATTTCATGTTCAATACAAAAAGATGATactttatcaaccaaaagatcaaaattttcatcattcctCATGCAACGTAGTTGTTCTTTACATGTCTTGACTAAAGCCATTGCATTCACAATCTCTTGACCTTTTTTTTGCAATGCTTGTGACAAATCGTTTGTAACTCCTAATATGGATTTCATCAAAAAGAGGAGGAacacaaactcaaaagattgtAAATCTTTTAATAACCTTTTTGCTTCACCAGCACTATCATTGTAGCaatcttcaacaatcatgtcaAGCACATCCACCACAGATGAGAACATtgtaatcaaactaatcaaagcaCCATAATGTGAATTCCACCGTGTATCCCCAGCACGTTTGAGACTAGTTTCTTGATTTAACCCTTGCCCCGTTTCAAGACAATCATTTTCAATAGCTTTCAAGAGATTTTCTTGTTGTTTCTCTCTAAGTGCATCACGACGCTTACATGAGCATCCAACAACATTTACCAAACTATTAGTCAATGTGAAAAAAGCGGCAACATCGGAGTTTTTCTTTGCTACGGCAACAAGAGCTAATTGTAGTTGATGAGCAAAACAATGAACATAAAATGCACAACTTTCTTcatccaaaattttttttttaaggccaTTGAACTCACCTCTCATATTACTCGCACCATCATAACCTTGACCTCGTAGGTTGGAGTAGCTCAAGTCATGTAGTTTCAAGAACTCATCAATGGACTCCTTTAGTTTACTTGAAGTTGTTTCGGTAACATGTTGGACTCCCACGAACCTTTCAATTACTTGACCTTTGTTGTCCACATAACGCAAAATCACCGCCATTTGCTCCTTTGTTGAAATATCACGTGATTCATCTACCATTATAGAAAAGAATTTACTCTCTTTCACTTCTTTCATAATAGCCTTAATAGTTTCGAAGGCACATGAATTGACAATATCTTTTTGAATTGAATGAGCTATTAGCTTGAGATTTCCCGGAGCATTTTCCAACACAACTTCCTTTATTTTCTCATCATGATCTGCAAGGAATTGCAAGAGCTCTAAATAATTCCCCCTATTATTCGAAGTGACACTTTCATCATGGCCACGAAAAGGAAGGCCTTGTCGCAACAAGAACTTAGTGCAATCTATTGATGCATTCAAGCAAAGACGATATTTCATACACTCTTCTTCTGATTGTTTGATCACAACTGCTTCAATATGTGTCTTTTGGTTCATTAGATAACTAGCCGCTTCTCTAGCTTTATTGTGGAAACTACCAATAGGACCAACATGTTTGTCAAAACATTCTCTTGCATTCTTCCATTTCTTAAAGCCTACCCCAGTGAAGGCATCGCTTCCTAATTGTGAAAAGTTGATTTTAAAGAGATAGCAATGAAGACAAAATGCCGCATCTTTAGATATACTATACTCCAACCAATCATATTCTTCAAACCACGAAACAACAAATCGTCGCTTTTTCTTTGCATGCAAAGTGTA of the Pyrus communis chromosome 1, drPyrComm1.1, whole genome shotgun sequence genome contains:
- the LOC137740979 gene encoding uncharacterized protein, with translation MDCTSQDIQQYLKAFVMLTGYPQDSKSTSGYVFTLGGGAISWKSSKQTCIARSTMESEFIALDKTREEAERLRNFLEDIPNWLKPVPAICIHCDSQSAIGKAQNHMYNGSDAFTGVGFKKWKNARECFDKHVGPIGSFHNKAREAASYLMNQKTHIEAVVIKQSEEECMKYRLCLNASIDCTKFLLRQGLPFRGHDESVTSNNRGNYLELLQFLADHDEKIKEVVLENAPGNLKLIAHSIQKDIVNSCAFETIKAIMKEVKESKFFSIMVDESRDISTKEQMAVILRYVDNKGQVIERFVGVQHVTETTSSKLKESIDEFLKLHDLSYSNLRGQGYDGASNMRAKKNSDVAAFFTLTNSLVNVVGCSCKRRDALREKQQENLLKAIENDCLETGQGLNQETSLKRAGDTRWNSHYGALISLITMFSSVVDVLDMIVEDCYNDSAGEAKRLLKDLQSFEFVFLLFLMKSILGVTNDLSQALQKKGQEIVNAMALVKTCKEQLRCMRNDENFDLLVDKVSSFCIEHEIEVPNMDDLYVIQGKSLRKAPRKTNHHHYKVELFFEIIDFQLTELDDRFAEGNTELLICLACLSPNDSFVAFDKEKLVRLAHMYPKDFTDRDRLALQDQLDIYIHFVRSDNDFSQLRGINELAKKMVEKGLHRTFAYVYLLVQLALVLPVATASVERAFSAMNIIKGPLRNKMGDQWLSDSLVVYIEKDVFSCIGNEAIMEHFQTMKPRRGRLN